The DNA segment TCCCGCAAGCAGTGTGAGCGCCACCGACAAGACCGTCACCAGCACCCCGACCTTCGCCATGTCCCGAACCCGAAGAAGATCCGAGCCGAAGGCAATGGCATTGGGAGGCGTGCTGACCGGAAGTGCCATTCCCAGGCTCGCGCAAATCGTCACCATCACCATCAGTTCCACGGGAGCGGCTCCTGCGAGGGTAAAGACCAGGGGAAGCATCAGGTTGGCGGCGGCAGAGTTGCTGATAAAGGTGGCCAGAAGCGCGATGGTGGAAGTGAGAACGAGGGCCAGCACCATCGGCGGAATTGACGAAGGCAAGAGGGATGAAAGCAGGACATCTGCCAGGCCCGTCTCCCGAATGCCCGTTCCCAGGGCAATGCCTCCTCCTACCAGAAAGAGAATGTCCCAGCCAAGATCCCGCAGTTCCTTCTTGTGAAGCAGTCCGCTCGCAGAAAAAAGAAGAACAGGAAGAAGCGCAATCAAGGAGGCGGGAATCCCGTGAATGCCATCGGTGACCCAGAGAAGCACGGTAAGAAGAAAAACCGTGTAGATCAGGCCACGGTGGGCCGTGCGAGGGCCTTCCGGAATGCCCAGATCCAGCTCCATGCTCCCCACGGGAAAGAAAAGTCGCAGGAGAAAGTAGATCAGGATCAAGAGAAGCAGCATCAGGGGAAAGGCCGCGGTCATCCAGGCAAAGAAGCTGAGCGAAAAACCGTTTTCTGAGAGAAGCCCGAGTGCGATGGCATTGGGTGGGGTTCCGACGGGAGTGGCAATACCCCCCACATTGGCAGCAAAGGGAATCGCGAGCAAAAAGGCCTTCGGCAGATTGCTTCCCTCCGGCATTCGGCGAACAAGAGGCAGGATCGCCGCCACCATGATGGCTGTTGTGGCCGTGTTGCTCATCCACATGCTCATCACTGCGGTCAGGAGCATGAAGGCCAGCA comes from the Candidatus Krumholzibacteriia bacterium genome and includes:
- a CDS encoding DASS family sodium-coupled anion symporter: MSTLSRIFFLLLGAILALLAGLLLPGLNPEQSLMAGLFTLALVYWISEPIPLYVTGILVAFLEALLLGALAEPLGLEARNYRIFLAPFSSPVVVLLFGGFVMARVFSKHNLDLELARVVLGRMGNRPSVLLLAFMLLTAVMSMWMSNTATTAIMVAAILPLVRRMPEGSNLPKAFLLAIPFAANVGGIATPVGTPPNAIALGLLSENGFSLSFFAWMTAAFPLMLLLLILIYFLLRLFFPVGSMELDLGIPEGPRTAHRGLIYTVFLLTVLLWVTDGIHGIPASLIALLPVLLFSASGLLHKKELRDLGWDILFLVGGGIALGTGIRETGLADVLLSSLLPSSIPPMVLALVLTSTIALLATFISNSAAANLMLPLVFTLAGAAPVELMVMVTICASLGMALPVSTPPNAIAFGSDLLRVRDMAKVGVLVTVLSVALTLLAGRILFPLLPFLERGTH